From the genome of Spinacia oleracea cultivar Varoflay chromosome 2, BTI_SOV_V1, whole genome shotgun sequence, one region includes:
- the LOC110780696 gene encoding uncharacterized protein, with amino-acid sequence MAKLLSLLPFSILLLFSLCSAKPNPNSLKAAHTELTAFGFPVGLLPSNVADYSINHTSGDFSIKLSDQCMLTLPPDNYLATYSKIVRGKIVKNKIAQLDGIRVRALFQWWSITGIRSSGDDLVFEVGMLSAKYPAKNFKESPPCEGLKADS; translated from the coding sequence ATGGCGAaacttctctctcttctcccGTTCTCTATCCTCCTTCTATTTTCTCTCTGCTCTGCAAAACCTAACCCTAATTCTCTAAAAGCAGCACACACAGAACTCACTGCCTTCGGCTTTCCCGTCGGACTCCTCCCCTCAAACGTCGCCGACTACTCAATCAACCATACTTCCGGCGACTTTTCCATCAAACTCAGCGATCAATGCATGCTAACACTTCCTCCAGACAACTACCTCGCGACGTATTCGAAGATCGTCAGGGGTAAAATCGTCAAGAATAAGATTGCTCAACTTGATGGAATTAGGGTTAGGGCTTTGTTTCAGTGGTGGTCTATTACTGGGATTCGATCCAGTGGTGATGATTTGGTTTTCGAGGTTGGTATGTTAAGTGCTAAGTATCCGGCTAAGAATTTCAAGGAGAGTCCACCGTGTGAAGGCCTCAAGGCCGATTCTTGA